The Prunus persica cultivar Lovell chromosome G8, Prunus_persica_NCBIv2, whole genome shotgun sequence genome includes a region encoding these proteins:
- the LOC18766366 gene encoding indole-3-acetic acid-induced protein ARG7 translates to MGFRLPAIVNAKRSLIRSLSSSSQTADSKTLDIPKGNFAVYVGESQKKRFVIPISYLNEPLFLDLLSQAEEEFGYDHPMGGITIPCSENTFLDLTSRLSV, encoded by the coding sequence ATGGGTTTCCGGTTGCCTGCAATTGTTAACGCAAAGAGAAGTCTCATTCGATCTCTATCTAGTTCAAGCCAGACAGCAGATTCAAAGACTTTAGATATCCCAAAAGGCAACTTTGCAGTCTATGTTGGGGAGAGCCAGAAGAAGCGGTTTGTGATTCCGATATCATATTTGAATGAGCCTTTATTCCTGGATTTGCTGAGTCAAGCTGAAGAAGAATTCGGATATGATCATCCCATGGGAGGTATCACAATCCCCTGCAGTGAAAACACCTTCCTTGATCTCACTTCCCGCTTAAGTGTGTGA